A segment of the Lolium perenne isolate Kyuss_39 chromosome 3, Kyuss_2.0, whole genome shotgun sequence genome:
CATTTTACCCTACTGGTCTTGGAGACTGAAGCGCCCACATAAGTCATGAGGTTGAAAGTCAAGGAGTGGACTCTTAAGAAGATTGCCACCCAATTCCAGAacttcaagaaaatattatatcaAAGAAAAAAATCTCCAAAATTCACTGGACCACTAGAGAAGCAACGGGGTCACTGGGacgaatttgtgaagtacaaggaATCGGAAGAAGCTAAGGAACGGTCAGAAAAGAATAAGAAAAATGCTGCGAAAAGGTACTTTACCATAATCTGGGGACAGTTGGCTACAAGACTTCCATTCCTAAGTGGGATGAAGCTAAGGCTACCATGCGCGCTGAAGGGATCACTCCGGCTACAGATGGTTGGTCCAGAGGATAAGAAATTTCCGACTTGCGCATGGGTCATCGTCTGACCCAAAAACAAGGTAGCTTATACACAATAAGGAAACAATTGTTGTAGCAATCAAACAAGTTCAGGAGGGGTTGTTCCATCCTGACAGAGCGAATGCCGAGCTGACAAAGGCCCTGAAGAATAAGGAACACCAGGACGAAAACGAGGCTTTGGACCTTCTGTTCCGTGGAAGATTGGGTTTTCCGGGAAcgatgacacttatagaagccgttcgagaTCAAAGAAGTAGCAGACAGACTGGCTGCACAAGTTAGAAAGGGATGACTTGGAAATGTATGACATGGTAAAGGAGTTAAAGAAGCACATGGGCAAGCAAGGGGCAACTGTTCAGCTGCAGCAAGATCATGGGTTCGATAGTGCCGGAAACCCATCTCAgctgaaaagcagcgtggcttccacgggctCAACGTGATAATGCACATGTTGATGATGCACCGATGTATCGCTATCCCATGGATGATACCTGTGAGAAGACAAATTGTGAGCTACATCGGCCAATGAAGAATATATCCATGAGGGTGGCGACCGGATTTGCTTTAGCTTGTGAACCTTCGGCTTCAGAAATTAATTCCGTTTTCCAAGATACCTCTGGATCTTGAATTGTACATTGTCAATTTATTGACATGTTTCTCTCCTATTTTCCTTGTTTCTTCTTGTCCGTCACTTTCACAGAAGGGCTAAATTTTTTTCATCCTCTATATAAACACTCTGGTTGAGTTGGGGacacaaaaccatttctcttcacatTACATGTTGCTTGTAGAGGATAGGAAGATTAAACCACTTAATTCTCTGAGAGTTCGATCTAAACCCTCAAGTCACTCTTGTGGAAAAAATCACCATTGCTGCattactctgcacttggagtcccaacacgTTGGTATATATATGTATGCGGTTCCGTTGCAACCAATAGCCTCTCCATACGAAGACGGAGATCTGGTGTGCCAACAAGTTGAAATCTGGTAAACAAATTGGTTTCTTTCTTCATCTCTTTTACTTTCATCACTTATTCAGTTTTGTTTATCTGATATAACTACCATCAGTATTGTACGTCTTGAGGCTCTAGACTTACTCTTCTCTTGTTGACTATATTATTTTTCTCAACATGTTCTTTCTTTACTGCTCTATTTACTCGTTTGAAGACTTAGATTGATCTATGTAGCTCTGTTTTTCCATGGTCATCAATCTTATGGTTTACTCATCATGTTCATACTTTGAATATAAAGTGTCTGCTTGAAGCTTCCGCATTTGTTTATTAATTTGCATATTTTTTTCTCAACTCCTAGTAACCCCCACTACAGTCGTCATATCTGATCTTTCAGTTAAGGTACATGAAGAGAACTCTAAGGATGATCATGTTAATGTGCTTAAGGTATCATTTGTCAACAATCATCAATGAGCATTATACTTTAATATAATTCAACCATCATCAAAGACTTGTCGGTGTAATTTCATTAAAATAGGTGATACTTTATAAAATAAGATCAAAGTATATTAAGTAACAATTGAAATATACATGATGAAATGTTGGTTTTGCGATGCAAATGTGAATATCATGCATTGATACCTGTTAGTATGGACATCATTTTACATCTATATGGATATCTTCTTGGGTAGTCGGCAGTCACCTTTATGGGTATGGATATTACATTGTTCAATTTGTGTGTAACCTGACCTATTGCCATATTTGCACGAGGCTCTACGTTATTTCGCATCGTAGAATTAAACGTTCGGTCAAACCTATAATTAGAAAGATATAATACTCAAACGTTGAGATATATATTTGGCGAGCACATGCGTCGCGCATGAGACTCCAGCATAAGGCATACCGCCCCTCCCCTTTCAGTATAAAACGCGCATCGATGTAGTCCATCGGCTCTCCAACCCCTCCCCCCTCTCAAGAGCTTGATGTTGGTGTACCGCAGTCGTTCAGCCCCCTCTCGGCTCTCCAACCCCTCCCTCCTCCCCCCCGCCCCCACCCACCCTCTCAATAGATTCCTACCGGTCTAgtcagccccctccccttgctccgcaCCAGCATCGTTGGCAGCCTTTGCACCTCTCGCATGGACGATCGGTTGCGTTGTTGGCTACCACCATCACCCTGGCGTAAGAGAAAATGGTGAGTCGGCTAGATCTAGAGTTTCactttgttatttttgtgcaTTTTTAAGTGCTAAGATGAAGTTCAAAATTTCtatacttggaattggtttgaattAAAATCACATGACAAATTTGATGCATAATTGGTTCACGTTAAGTTTAGAGATCTGTAATTATTGTATAAATGTCGCAACTCTTTCATGTTGGAAGAGCTAGTAATAGATGTAACTTGACCAATGGAGAACTGCTCGAGACACGGTCACTACAAGTGGACCCTTTCGTGGCCCCACTTATATTGTTTGATCACCGAAGGATAAGTAGAGGCATACATAATTATATCTTAGTCACCAATATTGCGGAATTAATTCCTGCCAAACAATAGTTTTTAAATCATTTGCTGCCATCACACAATAATGTTGGAAAGTTATTTTCTTACAAACAATGTTGCAGAATTAATTTCACGATATTGTTTGGCATAAAATAATTGTACAACATTACTATTTGGTAGCCTCGGTTGATTTCACAACAATTGTTTGGCAGAAAGTAATTCCGCTCTAAGTGGATAATGATGTGGAATAATCTGTACAAAAAACAAATTGTGAAAATATTTGCTACTGCTGAAAAATAATGTTGCAAAGTTAGTTTCTTCCAAACAATGTTTCATATAAATTGCACAACATTCTTTGGCTGAAAAAATTATGCAAATATATTTTTTGGTAATAGGGAGTAATTTTGCATCTTTTTTTGGTAGTAAGTAATTTCACATCATTATCTTCAAAGAGCGGAATTAATCTGTACCAAAGAATTGTTGTGATATTAATTGCTACTACCAAATAATAATGATGCACAATTATTTTCTACCAAACAATATTACAAATTTTATTTTATAACATTTTTTGGTAGAAAGTAATTGTGCAACACTAATGTTTGATAGCAGAAAATAAATTTGCAAGGGTTATTTGGTAGGAATTAATTTCGCAAAATTAGTGATTAAGAGGTAATTAAGTCTGCATCTACTTATCCTTTGGTGATTAGATTATATAAGTGGGACCACGAGGGCTCCACAATTCGTGACTTTGGGTCGAGGAGTCCGCCATTAGTCAAGTCACATCCTTCCTCCTCCCGACATTTCCACCATCCCAACCCTACCGCCTCTAGATACCAGAGCAGGTGAAGCTGATGGATCAAGTTGGTGGCAGTGACATTGGCCGTGCTGACACTATGCCACTGCAGCATCAGCAGACACACAATGCGGTTGGCCTGGCTGCAGAGTTTGATCATGAGTTCGTGATGTTGCGCCACGATACCCGAGAGAAGATGTAAGCTCTTGTTTCTTTCATGTGCTTCAATTCGTATGAATAGAAGTTCATTAAAAATTGATAGTTTTGAGTGATCGAATGAACATTAGTACAGTAATAAATCATTGGTTAGTGGTTTTAATTACATGCTATAAATATTAGCGGTATCAAGTTTTATTGCTTCGGCATTTCATTCCAAAAATTACGTAAGTGGTCTACATACTATCGAAGTTAATAATAACTCCCATGAAGTTCATTATGGATTACATATGAATTCTGGAAAATGGAGGGTGAACTTCAATTATCTTCTATGTTCCAACATGTTATTTAAGTTGTTTGTCTGAAGGTAATATGAAGTAAGAGGATAATTTTCTAATTTGGTACTTGTTGTTGAATTGATAGATTTGAGTATTTAGGAAGGAGAACAACGGATCCTACGTGGTGGCCAAGACTGCCGGATCTAGCGAGGCGGCTCGAGGAAATCTTGTTTAGAAGATACCCAAACAAGGTGTTGCTCTCTTCCTTCTAGTAGTAATATTTTAGATTCGGTTTTCAAGCAATCAAGTCCCTTCTCTGAGCAAAGTAAATATTTCCGTCTAATCATTTTAGCTATTGATATTTTGTGGTTGTTTGGGCAGAGGGATTACCACAATATGAAGAAGGAATCAAGTGAGCTACACTTTCTGTTTGCTCTCACGATCTTGAGTGCTCAGCACCAAGAAGTTGAAGAAAACCAGCAATTATTAAGGCATATAGCATTTTCCGGTGGGTATGGGACGATGACTCTGACACAAGGTGTCACGCAAGGTGCAAGTGAAAATTCTGGAATGTCTTACGTACCATACAACATGGGTCCTTCAGTTGGTGCAAGCTTGGTTCCACCGAGTACTAACATGGGCACCTCCCAGTCAGGTACGTATGGTTTTACTGAAATTGTGCTTATATCATGTACTTAGGAATGTGTGACTAATCTTGATAATATTTTTGTAGCCATTAAATAGAGCTGTAATCCAATAGCCAGCATAATATTTTCCCTTTTACTAACTTAGTTTCTTTTGCCTTGTTTTCTTTCTACAAGCTCACAATGAGCATGTGAACACAGAGTTATCTTTGGGAATGAACCCTACACATCACAGCTCGAGAGTGTCCAACAACAATCATGTAACAAGAATGGTAGACACATCTGAAACCAACAGAATTTTGGTAAGGACTCTACGCTATATATACATTACCAATACCATATGTAGTGGGTACCAGCCCCCTAAGGCTCCACTTAAAAACTGCAGTCCATGGTGTCGCCGCCACCTCCTGTAACTGTGGAGGAGGTCCCAAACGAACCGAAGTTCATTTGCCCAGTCTGCTTACACGAAATTGTGGACGCTTCATCGACTATCTGTGGCCACATCTTCTGCAAGGAGTGCATTAGGGCCTCCATCAAGGCTCAGAAGAAGTGGAAAATCCTCGGATGAACCGGCTGGCATATGCTCCGGCCAGAACTCGGTCTACCATTGGCTAGCACAAAGATGGGCCTGCCACAGCAGGTTGGAATTTTTACGATGAAGTCAACAATACAGACATGAATACACATAGATGGGACCCATCACAGAGGAGAGAGACGGGTGGGGGGGACTAGTTTTCCCGTACCAGCTAAGGCAATCTCCCTCGCCAGTGACGTCCAACCCGCGGCCATCGGTGTCGGAGATGGCGTTCGAGCCCCAAGATCGGTCGGAGTATGTACAAAGCGGCGGCGACGGCACCGCGGAGGCGCTGGACCGTGCGAATGGAGGCGTGGACCACACACAGTCCTCGCTGGAGCGCGCGACCAGATGCGCTGCCGTCAGCTGGTGCGAGCAGGAGGCCGTGGTGCTCTGCTGCGGCCGCGCCGACCTGCTCGCGCACGCCGTGCGCCACAGCGACTCTCCCCGTCGCTGCGGACCAGGGTGTCGACGACCCTCCGTCTTCAACGACGCCGCCTCCCGTCGCTGAAGCGGGTCCGGCTGCAAAGGCAGCAACAACACCGGTCGTCGTCATcctcgacgaggaggaagaggtcgcCGCGGCGCATGCGTCGTCCGTCGTCAAGCACGTTGCTGAATCAAGCCACAGCTCCCAGTCTAGCGACGCCCTGCCGGATTTCTCGTGGCAGGGCATGTCCGCCTTCGACGAGGTCGCGGCGCACCCCACCATCCCCGTCCCAAAATTCGAAGCTGAGCAGGTGGCAGCGCCACGAAGCGGCCAAGGACGAAGGCACGGAGCCACATGACACCGACGTGTTGTTCGACGTTCTCCTCTTCTCTGAGCAGTTCCCCTTCTTCTTCGACGATGGCGCCTACGAATCCCTCGACAGCCTCTTCAGCGAGCGGGGCGCCGGCACGTTGGAGGAGCAGTTGTGCGCGGACGCGCGGGAGGAGAGGCGGCGTGACCTGACCCGATGCGACGCAGAGGAGGCGACCTGCGACGGGCGGCACGAATCGGCTGTGCCAACCACCAGCTCTGGTTTGCAAGATCAATCGGTACATCACTGGAGCATCGACAGGCTGATCTTGCTTCTGCTGCTTTCGAAGCTCAGGGCGGCGAGCAGTAGCCTGATGTAGCTGTTACTGTTACGGCTGTGGAGAAAGACGAGAGCTCgaggagagagagaggtgggAAGGGGACGTACGGGTGTCACCATTGAATTTCTCGTGCGGGGACCAGGTTGTTGCCCATTTTTTTACACACTCTCTGCCCACAAACAGGGCCCACACTCATGTATTCAGCTCTGATTACTTTCATGGTACACAGAATACCTACCTTTAGTTGTAGACCCCACACATATTTCTGCACCAATCACATAACGACTTGACGCAGGTTCATATGTCGCCAGGTTCTATTCGTCCACTCTCCAGAAGAAGTGCCCTACCTGCAGGACGAAGCTGAACCTGAGAAACATCCACCGGGTCCACCTTCCGACGATGGACTGAACTGATCCAGCCATTCTGGACACAGTGGAGCCTCAGCACCCGGCCCTTTTCCTTGCTGCCATCGTGATGATGTTGTATTGCTATCTGATTTGTTCTCCACAGGGTTATCATCACCTTTTAGTGTCCCCTCAGTAGTATAACAAGCGATGTTGCTGCTAGAAGCTTTGAGACGTTGTTACCATACAAATGCCCGTAGTGTTTTGTTGTGGAAGCCTGTGCTTGCTACTTTGTAATTCGTGCGCAAAGAAATATCCAATATTTTTTCTGATGTTGGGAGTTTGTAAGGACTTTTCTTACATGAGTTTGTAATGCATTTTGTGATGTCAGTTTCCATATATCGTACAGAATTTGGATCGTATGGGTGGTCATGCACCTAAATTCAAGTGAATGTCACACCTTCGCGAGCCTTAATATGCGCAACACTGCCATATGGATCTGTGGATGTCACAACTCACACCTTCATGGGTTTTGAACTAATCACCTAAATCCAGGCTAAATTCTGTTTGGGGCCAATAAAATAAATTATGACTTTATCAAAGGAACCCTAGTACCAATACGGCGTCCATTTGAATCCGAATGGCATATGCAACCTCCCCTTCATACAGAATGAAAACATAATTTGACTATTTCTTAATGCTATCTCTAACAATTAATATTTGTATGCTTTAAAAATATTTGGTGATTAAATAAAACTAGGGAAAAAAATCTAAGAGAAACATCTTGTACGTTGGAGAATATCATATATTTGTTGGTGCTTCTTGAGCACCGAGTCGCGATTTTCAGGATGAAGCCTAAAGTTTGATCTTCATTGGTTGTACCTGACAATGACCTTAGTTATGCCATTGTTTTGGAAACTCGGCCCTTCTTCAGGATAAAAACTCAAGATCTTCGATCAGACGACGATAACGCTTGTGCATCGTAAAAAGATCGTATATAGTACAAAATTATAGAGATAACACGTCACTTGACTAAGAATTAATTAATTCTCATTTGACTGAGAATTATACATACCCTATATAATAGATATTTTTATAATTATCTTTGATAGTTAATACTTTCATTATGTTATGAACCATTGGTACTATTCACTAAGTAAACATGCGGTGAACAATTAAAAAAAAGTATGTTCATCGATGTGAAAATACCATCTAGAGACCGACAAAAAGCATACATCTTTTTTTACCCTCTTTTCCAACAAGAAATTATAAAAGGTGATTTCCGTAAAAAGACTAATATGTGGTAAATAATAAAATGCTAAGAAATATTACCTCCCTTCCGAAACTTAAACCTTATTAGAAATTAGCTTTCAAAAAAGGATTTTATTTCAAAATGGAGGTAGTATGTGGCAAAATGTACTAACTAAAAAAgtgaaaaatttaaaaatataaaaGCATCTTTAGTCGCGTCCTCAAAACGAGCCAGCTTCGCTTTCGTCCCccttcatcctctggtgctcgcgTGCCCTCTGCTCCTTCCGAAGCACAAAATCATGCGCCGGGCATTCTAGCACCTCTTCAAGGGAGCCTCTACCGCTCGGCCTCCATGAAGAGGCGACCCCCTCCTCAATAGGCGCCTCTTCGACAGAGATTCCGACGATGCGGTCATCCTGGAGCTTCTTCAATGACTCATGACTAAATGATGGTCTTCTGCTCCGCCGACTGCTCCTCTGGTTCCGGCCCGTCACTCCAGTCATCCAGGTCATCGTCCCCCTCACACTCTTCCTCCTCCACTGCTACATTTTCCTCTGCCACTTGCTCCGCATCAGCCATGAACTGCACGTCGAGGTCGATGATCTCCTCTATGTCAGCTCCGACTCTCCCCCGCATTCGATGTTCGGCAGAGCCGTTTTGCCGACCGTATGATCTCCAAACGACCTCCCAAACGGCCATAAATGGCAATATAAAATCATAGTTTTGCATTAAAAAGTTCAACAAAGGAAGCTGGTAAAATAGTTTTTGAACACATAAAACTAGGCCCCTCCTTTGAGCATCTACAAATGATCCACTAGATCGTCTTGCAGTTGGTGATGAGTAGTTGAGTCTCAGATTTCTTGACGCATGGCAAACGAAGTAGGTGTCGTACTCCCTGGCGGCCAACACAATCTTCATAAACATCCTCCACTTCATCCTGAAACGGCGCCAAATGTCACTTTGTCGTGCAACGGTCATGAGAAAAGTAGTCGGCATACAACATGCCGTAGCCCTCCAGCCTCTGCCTCGGCTTGCTCTTGCGCTGCCCTAGGCTCGAGCCTCTACGCCACGGCTTCAAATCCCGGGCGTACATGGCTAGGAGACAAGAGATAATCTTCAtattggcctcttcctccagcagAGCGGCGACCATGTCCTCGTCGTCCGAATCCATGCCAAGGCAAAACGCCGAGCACCACACGGGTAGATGACCACGAGGGGCTGGAACTATTGGCAGACTCCTCTAGACAGTGGAACTAGGGCCGATGGTCGGCGAGGAAGTCGGTTGCTCGACGGCCCAGCCTTCTCCAACGGTGGGAAATGGCGGAGGCGAAGATGCGTGGTGCGGGCGGGGATCTGGTGGGGTGGGTGGGGAGAGGGGCGAAATGGAGTTTTTCTCTACCATCGCCGACAACATTGGCCGCCCGCTTTTCTATTCCATCTCCCCACCTTGTGGGTTGGATGCGGCCCGCGAGCCAAAAATAGGCTTTGGGAGAGGCGACTGGACAAAATCGGCTTGGCTCCCCCGTGCACGCCAATTACCCATGCACAACTAGGTTCGGGCTAGTGAGCGAGGGTTGGGTGCGGCCCGCGAGCCGGAAATAGGCTTTGGGAGTGGCGACGGGACAAAATCGGCTTGGCTCCCCCGTCCCCGCAAAGCCGTTTAGGGGGCTTTGGGGTGGGTGTGTGGGTATGTGGGGAGCGAAGATGATCTAATGTTTGAATTATTTATACCCCCTGTGACACAAAGACGATTAACTAAATATATATACGTCTACGTTTTTTTTAATTGATCTTATAACTTAAATAGGTATGCCCAAGAATATTTGTGGTAGACAATAATTTTCACAGTCCGTACCCAATGGATCTAATATCTGATCATGGATATTATTGCTATATGTAATATAACATATGTTCTGAAAAATGTGATATGTCTCGGTCAATTTAGAACTTTTAAAATTCCAGAAATGATTTCGGTTGCACTTTGTTGGCAAAACAATATAATTATACTTATTTGGCTAATCCTAATTTTATCTAACACACTAAGATATGTTTAGATATATTTTATATCAGATAAAGTTGGGATATATCCAGACAGGGTGAGAAAGTAGCAAATCTCACAAATTAGCTGCCCCATTTGGAAGTTTTACCGTGTGAACTAAAAAGGGTCCGGCAGCAGAGCGTGCGGCAACTCCAAAGATTTTCAGGAAATAGGCCACCCTTGGTCAAGTCTCCTCCCTTCTTCCTAGTTCCTCCCGCCTTCCTTCCCCAATTCCCCAACCTCAAGTCCCAACCCTCGCTTACCACCGTCTCCCGCCGCCGTTCGCCGCCGTTCGTTGTCCGCCTTTGGATTCACCCGCTCTCCTCCTCACTCACTAGCCCGAACCTCGTTtctggggtgcccagccccactgCCCTCTGGAACCTTCCCTGTGAACGGCCGCCGCGTGGCGTGCCTGTACGGGCGGGGAGGCAAGCGGTACGGATGGATCGTGCCAGcggcgttggcggcggcggcggcgggattacTCCGCTCCAGCAGATGCCTGATGCCGTGGGCCTCGCCGCAGCGGCTGATCCCCAGTTCGTTCTGATGCGCAACACTATGCGCGAGAAGATGTAAGTGGTCatttcttttatcttcactagttgAACCGAATAGAAACTTACCACCTATAAAACTTACTAGTATATGGAGTGAAATCGTTAATTGTACGCCCTAAACAATAGTACCGAGTATTATTACTGCTTATTGAACCGTTATGTTGTGGTAGATTGGTGGAGCTGGGCCTTTTCAGGAATTATATGACATCTCCTTAATTATTATTCATTAAAAACAGCTGGGATTCTGTCTGTATTTGatctctgattttttttgaaacatACTTACAGGGGGTTCTATTGGCTTTGCTCTAGCCTCTAGCTTTCACTGCAACAGCATGAGCTCCCTTGGTTTCGCAAGGAGGATACCGAAGAGGCGGCGGATTACCAAGACGCCACCGCAGCAGCAAGTGGAGCGACAACTTCTGGACCTGAACTCATTTCCAGCTTTTGAAGGAGCTGGTAATGGGGGTTCAATATCCATCCAGGAGCCTGCCTCACACAGTGGGACCTCTGGTACGGTGGTTGCCGAGACCTCACAGCTCTTGGTGCCACCTGCTGCTGCAGAGTCAAACATTGGCATGAATAGTTTCGCCATCGATGTGGAAGTCATCGATGATGATGTTGTGATTTATTCTTCAAGACCACTTCCTCAAGTATGCTCCACATGCTTGGTTCTAGCTTATGTTTTGCGCTTGCCAATTTCATTTACTTCGTGATTGTATGAGAAGAAGGCCAGCTAATGCTATTTCTGTCTATTTTATGTCTCAGGCTAGGCATCAATCAGCCAGAGAGAGACCTGTCACTGTGATAATAGATGATGATTCTGAAACTCCGGATGGACCAACAGGTATCTCACAAATTGTTTGGCCCATACTGTTGCATTTGGATGTAAACGTGTATGCATATTTTATATGAAATTGATTCATACTATTACGATATCGGCATGCAGCTTTTGATACATGTTGATGCATAGGCGGCGCATGTTTTCATTTGTTCGTAGATGGATTCATGTCTCAACCTTGTGTGACCCGTGAGTTGTAATGGATGTTGGAACGTTAATAAGTTAATATGCATCAGCCGATGCAGAGGCCAGGGGATGTccctgtttcaaaaaaaaatgcaGCTTTTCTTTATCTCATATGAGGTTATCATGATAAATTTGCAAGTCACCAGAATTCGAATGTTTACTGTGCAAAGTAGTGTCCATCATCTCCTGTGGGAAATGAATGATTGTGCTTGGTACAATGTGTCATCTCATATGTTTACTCGTGAAGCCTATATTTAGAGTATCAGCCAAAATGGAGGTAGGATCTTGCAATATGCCAGTATATTCCATATCTAGGGTAGTTTTCATCTGCCTTTAAGGCAGACTCTAGTATTGAGATTGTAT
Coding sequences within it:
- the LOC127345365 gene encoding E3 ubiquitin-protein ligase complex slx8-rfp subunit slx8-like, which translates into the protein MSSLGFARRIPKRRRITKTPPQQQVERQLLDLNSFPAFEGAGNGGSISIQEPASHSGTSGTVVAETSQLLVPPAAAESNIGMNSFAIDVEVIDDDVVIYSSRPLPQARHQSARERPVTVIIDDDSETPDGPTGEGLDEHVNTLLSLGMNPRHSCSRAPNSLVINIEDTPETNILPKAVQALPEPVREVPKEPKFSCPVCMNELVEPSSTICGHIFCQKCIRAAIQANKKCPNCRRKLQMNNFHRVYLPTTDH